In a single window of the Papaver somniferum cultivar HN1 chromosome 8, ASM357369v1, whole genome shotgun sequence genome:
- the LOC113301768 gene encoding uncharacterized protein LOC113301768 isoform X2: MDFFFRSAKEEFLPSECLFGNQDFQKCPFLRNINEPTIFSFSSPVNFPVPVCGVKGPIFEDGPNFDTAFRLFHGRDGVVPLSGRFLEPESKSNPALQFNPLAAKAATISLSAFGPGGSFSFGPLAEKFKKLKKKPTTQGGPLSHEAMSNDWLDTGNCPIAKSYRAVHNVLPLVAKYVQPPPGMKFKCPPAIVAARAALARTALVKNLRPQPLPAKMMVIALMGMAANVPLGVWRKHTVKFSLSWFVAVHAAVPFIAMLRKSVLMPKTAMAITIAASILGQVIGSRAERIRIKAAVAAQLGGRVATVGAEICSAVDDQSSSNVNKYLIKSGNCGVEGNGVKWVSLPLLRTAGA, from the exons ATGGACTTTTTCTTTAGAAGTGCAAAAGAAGAGTTTTTGCCATCAGAGTGTCTCTTTGGTAATCAAGACTTCCAGAAATGCCCCTTTTTGAGGAACATCAATGAACCCACTATCTTTTCCTTCTCCTCGCCTGTGAATTTCCCTGTACCT GTATGTGGAGTCAAAGGTCCAATTTTTGAAGATGGTCCAAACTTTGATACGGCATTTCGTCTTTTTCATGGTCGTGATGGAGTGGTTCCCCTCTCAGGAAGGTTCCTGGAGCCTGAATCGAAGTCTAATCCTGCACTCCAGTTTAATCCTTTGGCTGCAAAAGCAGCAACAATTAGTCTCTCGGCCTTTGGACCTGGAGGGTCTTTTAGTTTTGGTCCCTTAGCTGAGAAGTTTAAGAAGCTGAAAAAGAAGCCTACTACTCAG GGGGGTCCTTTATCGCATGAGGCAATGAGCAATGACTGGTTGGATACAGGAAACTGCCCTATCGCCAAGTCCTATAGAGCCGTGCACAACGTCCTACCGTTAGTTGCAAAATATGTTCAACCTCCACCAGGCATGAAATTCAAGTGCCCACCAGCAATAGTTGCTGCTAGAGCAGCCTTGGCACGGACAGCTCTCGTGAAGAATCTTCGTCCACAACCCTTGCCAGCGAAGATGATGGTGATTGCATTGATGGGGATGGCAGCTAATGTTCCTTTGGGAGTATGGAGAAAACATACCGTGAAATTCTCACTTTCGTGGTTCGTGGCAGTACATGCAGCTGTGCCTTTTATAGCCATGCTTAGGAAATCCGTCTTAATGCCAAAAACAGCCATGGCTATCACAATTGCAGCATCAATTTTGGGTCAGGTTATTGGTTCAAGGGCTGAACGGATCCGGATTAAAGCAGCAGTGGCAGCACAGTTAGGAGGACGGGTAGCAACAGTGGGAGCAGAGATTTGTAGTGCAGTTGATGATCAGTCCTCTAGTAATGTCAATAAATATCTCATCAAAAGTGGTAATTGTGGCGTTGAGGGCAACGGGGTAAAATGGGTTTCCCTTCCTCTGCTCAGGACTGCTGGTGCTTAA
- the LOC113301768 gene encoding uncharacterized protein LOC113301768 isoform X1: MDFFFRSAKEEFLPSECLFGNQDFQKCPFLRNINEPTIFSFSSPVNFPVPVSFATDLGFQGFSPALSIVCGVKGPIFEDGPNFDTAFRLFHGRDGVVPLSGRFLEPESKSNPALQFNPLAAKAATISLSAFGPGGSFSFGPLAEKFKKLKKKPTTQGGPLSHEAMSNDWLDTGNCPIAKSYRAVHNVLPLVAKYVQPPPGMKFKCPPAIVAARAALARTALVKNLRPQPLPAKMMVIALMGMAANVPLGVWRKHTVKFSLSWFVAVHAAVPFIAMLRKSVLMPKTAMAITIAASILGQVIGSRAERIRIKAAVAAQLGGRVATVGAEICSAVDDQSSSNVNKYLIKSGNCGVEGNGVKWVSLPLLRTAGA, from the exons ATGGACTTTTTCTTTAGAAGTGCAAAAGAAGAGTTTTTGCCATCAGAGTGTCTCTTTGGTAATCAAGACTTCCAGAAATGCCCCTTTTTGAGGAACATCAATGAACCCACTATCTTTTCCTTCTCCTCGCCTGTGAATTTCCCTGTACCTGTAAGTTTCGCTACGGACTTGGGATTTCAAGGTTTCTCACCTGCCCTTTCAATT GTATGTGGAGTCAAAGGTCCAATTTTTGAAGATGGTCCAAACTTTGATACGGCATTTCGTCTTTTTCATGGTCGTGATGGAGTGGTTCCCCTCTCAGGAAGGTTCCTGGAGCCTGAATCGAAGTCTAATCCTGCACTCCAGTTTAATCCTTTGGCTGCAAAAGCAGCAACAATTAGTCTCTCGGCCTTTGGACCTGGAGGGTCTTTTAGTTTTGGTCCCTTAGCTGAGAAGTTTAAGAAGCTGAAAAAGAAGCCTACTACTCAG GGGGGTCCTTTATCGCATGAGGCAATGAGCAATGACTGGTTGGATACAGGAAACTGCCCTATCGCCAAGTCCTATAGAGCCGTGCACAACGTCCTACCGTTAGTTGCAAAATATGTTCAACCTCCACCAGGCATGAAATTCAAGTGCCCACCAGCAATAGTTGCTGCTAGAGCAGCCTTGGCACGGACAGCTCTCGTGAAGAATCTTCGTCCACAACCCTTGCCAGCGAAGATGATGGTGATTGCATTGATGGGGATGGCAGCTAATGTTCCTTTGGGAGTATGGAGAAAACATACCGTGAAATTCTCACTTTCGTGGTTCGTGGCAGTACATGCAGCTGTGCCTTTTATAGCCATGCTTAGGAAATCCGTCTTAATGCCAAAAACAGCCATGGCTATCACAATTGCAGCATCAATTTTGGGTCAGGTTATTGGTTCAAGGGCTGAACGGATCCGGATTAAAGCAGCAGTGGCAGCACAGTTAGGAGGACGGGTAGCAACAGTGGGAGCAGAGATTTGTAGTGCAGTTGATGATCAGTCCTCTAGTAATGTCAATAAATATCTCATCAAAAGTGGTAATTGTGGCGTTGAGGGCAACGGGGTAAAATGGGTTTCCCTTCCTCTGCTCAGGACTGCTGGTGCTTAA
- the LOC113301767 gene encoding replication protein A 70 kDa DNA-binding subunit A-like encodes MAINLTQNAIAMICSGQFQGDDLKPIVQVVDIKLISSNNTNAERYRMVISDGVHTQQGMLATQKNELVHSGQLKTNSIVELSQFVGQLVQNRKIIIIIDLKVIVEKCEKIGNPYQYGQAPGGPTTQSRTPMDQPWITTGDHQSYSGASLSGGTSAGQNLNGRAPLHQPRSDSGPQTYGNSISINSNSGGCGPTIGHPGYPKPEPGFSLSGSVPFAGNYGDQNRNINSSKMEGRAQGSFNNSSRPLQPTHQQPPSMYTNRGPVAKNEALARIIPIRALNPYLSRWTIRARVTSKKELRHYTNARGEGKVFSFDLLDSEGGEIQVTGFNAVADLFYDQIEAGKVYLISRGSLKPASKNFNRLQNEYEITLENTSTIQPCTEDDHTIPKQQFNFRRISDIETMEINSMLDIIGVVSSINPTQNITTKNGETQKKTLQLKDMSGRSVELTLWGSICSAEGQELQKMREKGGFPVLAVKAGRVNQFNGRSVGTLSTSQLFIEPDVPEARTLKQWFDSEGRNMQAISLSKESSGTGRLDVRKTLSQIKYEQLGTSEKPDWITVQARISFVKTEIFCYTACPELVGDRQCSKKVINDGDGRWKCERCDKSFSECDYRYILQLQIQDFTGHTWVTAFQETGEKIMGHPAKALYYLKHEEQDEEKFSDITRGVLLNRYIFKLKVKQESFEDQQRVKSTIVAVEKLNFSTESRHLLDLIDRHLVEDANGVPGTANSSETGMISKGYQDMGNMGQLTTPSIGSSRSNASTGKDLRALPANQMGHHVNRYNSAINPGTVGLNSGIPSTGVHISCSSCGGGGHDSNNCPSVMNRQGQSIEEGYGSRAQPAVGGSGNCYKCGQSGHFTRDCPSVNTVGARGGGNNVGGRGAADECYKCHQSGHWAKDCPGTSSSSTYGSSGVAERYRGVSNQRVGGF; translated from the exons atGGCGATAAATCTGACTCAGAATGCAATAGCAATGATATGTAGTGGACAATTTCAAGGAGATGATTTGAAACCAATAGTACAAGTAGTAGATATCAAGTTAATAAGCTCAAATAATACTAATGCTGAAAGATACAGAATGGTGATTTCAGATGGAGTGCATACTCAACAAGGAATGCTTGCTACTCAGAAGAATGAATTAGTTCATAGTGGCCAGTTAAAAACCAATTCAATTGTTGAGTTGTCTCAGTTTGTTGGCCAACTTGTTCAAAATCGAAA GATAATAATTATCATTGATTTGAAAGTAATTGTTGAGAAGTGTGAGAAAATAGGAAATCCGTATCAATATGGGCAAGCTCCAGGCGGTCCCACTACACAGTCTCGAACGCCCATGGACCAGCCATGGATTACAACAGGAGACCATCAGTCCTATAGTGGTGCTTCATTATCTGGTGGTACCTCTGCTGGGCAAAATTTAAATGGTAGAGCTCCTCTACACCAACCTAGGTCAGATTCAGGTCCTCAAACTTATGGCAACTCGATTTCTATCAACTCCAACTCCGGAGGATGTGGTCCAACTATTGGGCATCCTGGATACCCTAAACCAGAACCGGGTTTCAGCCTTTCTGGTTCAGTACCGTTTGCTGGGAATTATGGGGATCAAAACAGAAACATAAACAGTTCCAAAATGGAAGGCAGAGCTCAAGGTTCTTTCAACAATAGTTCTCGCCCATTGCAGCCAACACACCAGCAACCACCGTCAATGTACACGAACAGAGGGCCTGTAGCTAAGAATGAAGCTCTTGCAAGAATAATCCCCATAAGGGCTCTGAATCCATATCTGAGCAGGTGGACAATTAGGGCCAGGGTAACATCAAAGAAGGAACTGAGGCATTATACCAATGCCAGGGGTGAGGGAAAAGTGTTCTCATTTGATCTGCTTGATTCTGAAGGTGGAGAAATACAGGTAACAGGCTTCAATGCAGTAGCAGATCTATTTTATGATCAGATTGAAGCTGGAAAAGTGTATTTGATATCGAGGGGATCACTAAAACCAGCTTCCAAGAACTTCAATCGTCTTCAAAATGAGTACGAGATCACTTTAGAAAACACATCAACTATACAACCTTGTACTGAGGATGATCACACTATACCTAAGCAACAGTTCAATTTCCGACGTATAAGTGACATTGAAACTATGGAAATCAATTCCATGCTGGATATAATCGGTGTGGTTTCATCCATAAACCCCACTCAAAATATAACGACAAAAAATGGTGAAACACAAAAAAAGACCCTGCAGCTGAAAGATATGTCTGGTCGAAGTGTAGAATTAACTTTATGGGGGAGCATCTGCAGTGCAGAAGGGCAGGAGCTGCAGAAAATGCGTGAAAAAGGAGGGTTTCCTGTTTTGGCGGTAAAAGCTGGAAGGGTGAACCAGTTTAATGGGAGATCAGTGGGAACGCTTTCTACGAGCCAGTTATTTATAGAGCCCGACGTCCCTGAAGCACGTACGTTAAAGCAGTGGTTTGACTCGGAGGGAAGAAATATGCAAGCAATTTCACTTTCCAAGGAGTCTTCGGGTACGGGGCGGTTAGACGTGCGGAAGACTCTGTCCCAAATCAAATATGAGCAGCTTGGAACATCAGAAAAGCCAGATTGGATCACTGTGCAGGCAAGAATTTCTTTCGTTAAGACTGAAATTTTTTGCTATACAGCATGCCCTGAATTGGTTGGGGATCGTCAGTGCAGCAAAAAGGTCATTAATGATGGAGATGGCCGATGGAAATGTGAGAGATGTGATAAGTCGTTTTCTGAGTGTGATTATAGGTACATTCTTCAGCTCCAAATACAAGATTTTACTGGTCATACCTGGGTAACAGCTTTTCAAGAAACTGGTGAGAAAATCATGGGCCACCCAGCAAAAGCATTGTATTACTTGAAGCATGAAGAACAAGACGAAGAGAAATTCTCGGATATTACGAGGGGAGTTCTCTTAAATAGGTATATCTTCAAATTGAAAGTGAAACAGGAATCATTTGAAGATCAGCAGCGTGTGAAATCAACAATTGTGGCAGTTGAGAAGTTGAATTTCTCAACCGAGTCTAGGCATCTTTTAGATTTGATAGATAGACACCTAGTCGAAGATGCGAATGGAGTTCCCGGGACAGCGAATAGTAGTGAAACTGGAATGATTAGTAAAggataccaagatatgggaaacatgGGACAGCTGACTACACCTTCTATTGGGAGCAGTAGAAGCAATGCAAGTACTGGTAAAGATTTGAGGGCACTACCTGCAAATCAAATGGGACACCATGTAAATCGTTATAATAGTGCAATTAATCCTGGAACGGTAGGACTTAATTCGGGAATACCAAGTACAGGAGTTCACATATCTTGCTCCAGCTGTGGTGGCGGCGGCCATGACTCGAATAACTGCCCTAGTGTCATGAATAGACAAGGACAATCAATCGAAGAGGGTTATGGAAGTAGGGCCCAACCTGCTGTAGGTGGTAGTGGTAACTGTTACAAATGTGGACAAAGTGGCCATTTTACGAGAGATTGTCCAAGTGTAAATACTGTCGGAGCACGGGGTGGTGGAAATAATGTTGGTGGACGTGGTGCTGCAGATGAGTGTTACAAATGTCATCAAAGTGGCCATTGGGCAAAGGACTGTCCAGGTACAAGTTCCTCTTCAACGTATGGTAGCAGTGGTGTTGCTGAAAGATATAGAGGAGTTTCCAATCAGCGGGTTGGAGGCTTCTAA